The Temnothorax longispinosus isolate EJ_2023e chromosome 4, Tlon_JGU_v1, whole genome shotgun sequence genome has a window encoding:
- the LOC139810864 gene encoding kynurenine/alpha-aminoadipate aminotransferase, mitochondrial codes for MDYTKFFSKATNRRRPNLIRQLTELYLTQPNSITLAAGMPNAATYPVNSISMTYKYNIPVNLSKHEVSTALQYGSSQGYAPLIEKWKEFQKMWHTPKRSDWQVVFTNGSLDGCSKIFEMMIDENDPVMIQAPLYIGILGALVPLAPNVIEIHQDADGIIPEEITKECEQRFKDGKPMPKLLYINPTGANPTGTVLSETRRRKVYELAQKYNFLIVEDDPYCFIHFLGEQPTSFFSLDTDGRVIRLDSFSKIMSAGIRVGVVTAHPDISAKLQLHMENSIIHPSNVSQMLIYKLFENWTPQQFEQHFKDIQKFYQERRDMMLTMVEKHLKGLAEWYVPQGGMFLWIKVTVVDNTLDLVLNKCVPQGVFVLPGNTFNYDTSKHDCHLRLSYSYSSLEEMDKGLSVVAKIIREEAEKKSNEIKT; via the exons ATGGATTACACCAAGTTCTTCTCTAAAGCGACCAACAGACGACGACCGAACTTAATTAGACAGTTGA ccgAGCTCTACTTGACGCAGCCAAATAGTATAACTCTGGCTGCCGGTATGCCAAATGCCGCAACGTATCCCGTTAATTCTATTTCTatgacatataaatataatatcccAGTAAATCTTAGCAAACATGAAGTATCTACAGCATTACAATATGGATCTTCACAGGG TTATGCACcgttaatagaaaaatggaaggAGTTCCAGAAAATGTGGCATACACCAAAACGAAGCGATTGGCAAGTCGTGTTCACGAACGGTTCTTTGGACGGTTGCAGTAAGATCTTTGAAATGATGATCGATGAAAATGACCCAGTTATGATTCAAGCGCCATTATACATAGGCATACTCGGAGCg ttagtACCATTGGCACCGAATGTTATAGAGATTCACCAAGATGCTGATGGAATAATTCCCGAGGAAATCACCAAAGAATGCGAACAAAGATTTAAGGATGGTAAACCGATGCCAAAA TTACTTTATATCAATCCAACGGGAGCAAATCCTACAGGCACCGTTTTGTCGGAGACCCGACGAAGAAAAGTGTACGAGTTGGCGCAGAAATACAACTTCCTAATCGTCGAGGACGATCCTTACTGTTTCATTCACTTTCTCGGTGAACAGCCCACGTCATTTTTCTCCCTCGATACTGATGGTCGCGTTATCAGATTGGACTCATTCAGCAAAATTATGAGTGCTGGAATTCGCGTTGGTGTTGTCACAGCACACCCAGATATCTCAGCTAAATTGCAACTTCACATGGAAAACTCGATCATTCATCCATCAAATGTATCTCAG ATGCTGATTTACAAACTCTTCGAGAATTGGACCCCGCAACAATTTGAACAACATTTCaaagatattcaaaaattttatcaggAGCGACGTGACATGATGCTGACCATGgttgaaaaacatttaaaag GTTTGGCAGAATGGTACGTACCTCAAGGTGGGATGTTTCTTTGGATTAAAGTAACGGTTGTGGATAACACATTGGATTTAGTGTTGAACAAATGCGTGCCGCAAGGTGTTTTTGTTCTTCCTGGAAATACCTTCAACTATGATACTTCAAAACATGATTGTCATTTGAGGCTTAGCTACAGTTATTCTTCATTAGAAGAAATGGACAaa ggACTGTCTGTAGTAGCTAAAATAATACGTGAAgaagcagaaaaaaaaagtaacgaaattaaaacataa